tttttgatatcctTGAGTGTCCGGGCCAGCTTGCGTGTACCTTGACTAATCCCATGgggccctgaagttaacggctaggtaaacctccagtggccctgaggggactcgaactagtgaccattggggagcaaacccaaAGCTTGACCAATTGAGCTACCCCTCCAGTGTCACCTCTTTTCTTACTGCACTCTTTATGAATTCCCTTTAAGATGGTATACTGTTGTATCTATTCAGATCCATGATGACCAGGCAAGGATTAAACTCTCTGTTTCCTATGGAGCATATTTCAGTGATGGGGATATGGGAGTTGTTGCCGCATTTGAATAAATTCAGAGTAAGGAGCAACAAAATGGTCTTTTTACTTCTGAGTCCGTTGCATTGTGAGGGAAAGCTTTTTGTATGAATGCATCTTACCTACCTTACATATTAATACCAAAGCTTGAAAATTTCAGTTGAAGCTGAAGGAAACAGTAGAGGCCGCTTTTCTTTTCCAGCCCCATGTTGTTGTAACAGTGGATTCCAAGGGGTTCTCATTTCGTCTCCTGAAGCAGTTACGGGGTAATTTGCGGTAGCTAATTGCAGTTTTAATCATTCGTTGTGTGCTGCTTATACCACTAGTATGGTGTAGAAAAATTGAGGAATCTTTTTTTCAGCTAATTACAGTCAGAGAGGATTGGTTAGTCCAGTACACTTCCATTATGTAGCACCATCATTCTGGGCATGGAGAGGGGGTGAAGCAAGGCTCAAAGGCCTAGCTGAATTTGTGGATCAAGTATTCTGCATACTTCCAAATGAGGAGGAAGTTTGCAAATCAAATGGCTTGGATGCAACCTTTGTTGGCCACCCCATTCTGGAGGATATTGTTTATCCGAATTCGGTATGGATTCATGTTCCGGTCTGGTTTAAATTTACTGGTAGCTTTTTTGATTGAGTCCACGTGTTCGATTAGTCAGATATATGTGTTGTTTTCTCAGGGAAAATATACatctatttgttatttttaatttctttgtgacCAGGTTACCAAAAAAGGCCAAACTTCATTCCTAGTGTCAGTATTATTCAATTTGACTTCATGTGAAGTTTGTTCAGTACTTATGCATCTGGGTGACTCTGTTTAGGGAAAGGACGTCTCACCATGTGAGTGGAAGGTAGATGGAGATTGTGAAGATTTTCGAAGTAAAAATGCAATACCTGCCGGTAAAGTTATCTGGTGAAGCTCTCGGTTTTATAAATATTCTCTAGTGCAGAGTGATATAGTTTATTCTTAGGGAGTACAACAGTCTCTGGTACATCTGAGAATTGGGAGTTGATGGAGATGACTAGATTGAAACTTTGAATTGTATTTAGCATGCTATGATTCCTTTTTCCATACCTTCTTGATGGTGCACCTTAagttttttgcttttttcatCAGGTGATATGTGGAACAgacattattaataaataactgCAACTTGTAAGACTCACACGTTATCTCCTAGTAGACATCatgatataaattataaatcatgGGCtggaatttcttttttcatgaaCATTGTGTTTGTGCTCATATCTGCATgtatcaatattatatatattgacattGAAATGCACAGCTCCACCTTGTATTTGCACTTCATGTACTTTACTTTTAATAGGGGCCACAGTCATTAGTTTGCTTCCTGGAAGCAGATTGCAAGAGGTCACGCGAATGCTTCCCATCTTTGCAAACACTATGGAATTATTAAAGGAATCATTTCCTGAGTTGATGTCAGTCATCCATGTTGCTCCGAATCAGCATGTAGAGAAGTACATCACGGAAGTCGTTCATAAGTGGCCTGTGCCTGTTTTGTTGCTTCCAGGAGGATCACCAAAGCTCAAATATGATGCATTCAGTGTTAGTCCTCCCCGTTCTCCTCTCTGTGTAATAAATGATGACAACATTTGATATGTCAAAATTTCCTTGCTGAGGCACAACAAGGGTTTATTGGAACCCCATTTGTTACTGTTTTGTAATTGCAactgaaaaaacaaaatagaactACAATTGAAGACAAATTATTGGATTATAATACGTGAAGGCACACATGATGTAAATTCATCAAGATCTTGTCAAAGTGCCTCTTAGAAAATTTGGTTTAGTCGATCCTAGTGATGCACATTTGGttatgttgtttttatttatgaatCTATGAGTGAAATATGAAATACTAGTGACTTACCTTGAGAGCTGGTGTTTCGGTGTATCATATGTAGGCTTGTCATGACTCATAATAGGTTTGTTAGGTCTTGAACCTGGCAATGTTAAAATTGGCATCTAGTTGGGTGTTTGTCTGGATACCTGAGGTATAGCACCTGAAGTATAGCTAAAAGGAATGGTTTACATAAGATTTCAATTCTTGTTAAAACTTTAGCCAAAGCTTTCTACACATATTGACTTGAACAACTTGCAGGCGAGTAGGGTTGCGTTATGCACTTCTGGTACAGTTGCTTTGGAGTTGCAGCTTGCGCGGTTGCCATGTATTGTTGCTTATCGAGCCCATTTCCTAACTGAATGGTTCATTCGTTATAAAGCGAAGATATCATATATTTCGCTTCCCAATATTCTATTGGACTCGGCTGTTATTCCCGAAGCTCTCTTTGAAGCATGCACACCTACAAAGCTTACCCCACTGCTCATGTACAATTTTTGTTGTGATGCAAGCATAATTCTTGAAactctgcttttttttttttttaatcaaaattatGGGATGTACAGAAGTGCAAAGCTTTTGAAATTAGCGGAAATGATGATTCTCACCTTGTTATGTATAACTTTTATCATCTTGGTTGAATGCAGGGAATTGATACACGATAGATGCCTCCGAGAAGAACAGATCATTGCTGCTGAAAAGATCATCAGACTTCTATATCCTTCAGAAATGATTATAACTAACTTGTTACAACAGGATTCAAAATTGAGATTCCCTGATTGCACACCAAGTATGATGGCAGCATCCACCATATTACACTATGTGAAACCCCGATGAATGCTTATCATTTACTTGGGGAAAATTGGTGTCCAATTGTTGATATTATGTTGGTAATAAAATCTTTTTGCCTCTGAAGATTGGCGGTGGATGGTTTGatttcattatcattttttttggtTATGGACAAAGCAGCCTCGATGTTATGGGCCAACATATCTTGATATTGGTCGTGCAGAGTTTGGCGTACTACAACATATTGTAGTTTTTGCGACATAACAAACTCTCACAAAATGATTTCTGTGACGGTTAAAACCCGTCCACACACGGACACAACAACCgcctcataaaatatatattatgtcgGTTTACTGTCTAATCAACACAATATTTTCTGCGACAGTCGGACGTATGCACTttgtcttattatttttttttggctaaTGTGATCAAGAACTTGTGATGGTCCATCTTCGTCATAGAAAGTATGTTTTAACGTATGTCTTTACACTTGAACGTGAACTCGGCCGACTATCATCCAAATGTTACTTTTTCTAACGTTCGATTATAGAGTGAACGGTTAGTAAAACACGTTTGCACATGTACGTTGTTCGAACGTTGGCAATATGATTTTAGAATGATACAAATCATTCTATATGGCAAAACACACCATCAATGATCaaacataatattaatttattcaaagcatatattaattataaaaagcaTACCCAAGTTATAAAATCTATCACATGTTACTAACCCATTCCATTAATTGATTAAACGCACTCAAGTGTTTTATTTAACCACTTTACAACCACCAAACATTAGGACCATACAAACCACGTCttcaaaattttgcaaaacCCCATcaatttattcaaataaaaatccaataaaaatcgAAATAAATACATTCATATCTCAAACAAAAATCAACAACTTAACTACCAATATGTACTAAACATTATACGAGGGACAAATATAATCATAAGACATAGTGCTAGTCTAACAACATTACATAGCACCAACATCACATtacttaaaatcatttcaaacATCTAACCAAACTCAAAATTTCCAACAAGGTATCTAGAATACTACCTCCAACACACTCTCTCACTTCCAAATCCCTTCAACAAGCTCCAAATAGAACTCTTAAAAACAAACacaacattaaattaatatacatttacAAAACAAATGCtatcaaaaattaaagaaaaatccaaataaaacaaaacagaaatgTGGGGGTTCGTACATAGCAAACGAATtttagactctctctctctctctctctctctctctctctctctctctctctctctctctctctctctctctctctctctctctctctctctctctctctctctctctctctctctctctctctctctctctctctcagaggtAGCCGAAATGAGGAGTGAATGTCATTCCCCTCAGCTTAAATACGCCCTAGACTTGTCTAGTGCGTTACAAttttgtttgtaaattttttacttaTCGTAGTAACTTTTTGTcaatacaataattttaaataagaagaaCGACACCATTCCTATTTATTTATAACGGGGACTCTTTTAAAGGAAAAGTTACTGCAACAAATTAACTAACGTTCAAATGTTAACATATAAACGTTCCAACATTACAAAAGTTTTCTCATCCCACTTAAGTGTCCCGCCAAGGTTGTGTCCTCATAACCCATTCAAACATTATAATCCTTACATGCGAACGTGACCCTTGAGGGAGTTTTATTAATTTGCCATACTCTCAATGCAGGAGTGTTCCTGCTCAAATGTTCATTTCAAGTCCTATTTTCGTTCAAAGGGATAATACAACCATTCAAGCATATCATTTCTCATCAGTTAGTATGTAATTTAGTTCAATTCAGATGTACACAATTAAAAGATACTATacaatatgctatatatatactaatatgatAGATGCTATATATACATGCTATatggtataatatattatcCGTTCAAACGTATCATTTCTCATAAGTTAGTACATAATTTAGTTCAATTAAGATTTACACAGTTAAAAGATACTATacaatatgctatatatatatatacacacacgctAATATGATAGATGCTATATATACATGCTATGTggtatattattaattaataccatatagcatatataatatatagcctatatatatatagtatgtgaTATATCACTATGATACTATATAAATAACTTAATgtaaattactatatatatcattatagtatatcatatatcacaatatgtatatatatgatatatcatcATTATATCGTAATTATACGACATATATCATCATATATGATAGATATACTagtatgatatattaaaaaatgtgaagttCAGCGCATGTGAAGCCCAAGACTGATTTGAAAGtgggtttttctttcttttagagTATTCTCAATGGtttatgtattatataataaatttaaattatttaaaaaattactcaaaaaaTGAGTTCCATCCGATTATATAAAAggtaatataaaatacaattaGCTACAGTAACCCGCTACATGTAGCAGGTACTGTTTATCCTGTAaacatttttttactatttaaatttcatttactccttgattttcttttactttgagTTTTAGTTTTACCATGTAagcaaattctttttttattgttcatcatttgtaacacatctattttattttatttttcttaaaaatgccttggaaatattttcaaccaattttttcatattttgattttatttttaatttttatttgggttataatttttatttgtgtgTATAGGACTGAATTATATTacattgtatataaaaatatattgcaaatataaaacaatatatgGATATTGCAAATTTATTGgtggaaatgaaatatttaaaaagaataaaaaaagattatttaaataatatgagaaaaaaataaataagctgatatatgatattataaaagttattatgtaaaataaaaaaaaaaaagtgaagtttgatgatatattttaaatgataagataaaacaaACCATTGTGAATGCTCTGAATGTGTGTGTATGTAGACAATGGGCTCAGCCTGAGTGGAAGcccatttgaagaaaaaataaaacctagCCCTTTATTCCTAAATGATGCCCTTTTTGCATAAAAGgtgaaaatcttaaaaaattactCACTttttcccattctttctttctctcccacaccGCCCACCCTCCCCAATGGCTCTCTCTCCCATGCCGACCAGTGGGCTTAGCCTCTGCTCCACCTCCATCGCTGCACCTCATAGGCCactcttccttctctctctctctctctctctctctctctctcttcaaattttttacCCCTCACGGCCCTTGCCACCACCAACAGCCAACAAGCACGCCACCTCCTTCCACCATGCACAATAAATAGGTAAGCCAACCCGCGATGCCTCTCCCTTCCTCAAACTCTAGATCTCCTTCTTCTCCCTCACGGCTTCTCTTTGTCTCATCCACAGTAGTATCGCTTGATGATCAAAGCTGAGCCACTAGCCATTGTGAATAGTAGCCCAAACCCTCAAACGCCTCTATCCCCCTCTCTGTTTTGCTTTGTGACTCACTTCCCCTTTCGGTTTAGATTTGCCGCCACCCACACCGTTTCTAGCCACTATCCACAACTAGCCCCTTAGATTTGCCCTTCTCTCCCTCAATCTTGTCATTTACCTCCCAGATCTCTCATTCCCTCTCTCTGTTTCATTCCCATTCTATTTAGAAATATTATCTAGGGTTCAACTGTGGGCCCCCATTTTTTGCCACCCTCTCACCTTTCCCCTTCTACTTGACCTCTTTCCCCCCTAAATCTACCAAACTCATGCCTAGATCCCCTTTTTAGAATTCTACTCCTCCACCAACCGCTTCCCTCCACTGTGAGAACCCTTTCCTCCACCCTTTATTTATGTCAAATCTACCATCCTTAAGTTTTCCCTAGCCATAAACCCCCTTAAATTGTGCATATCCACCTTTGCTACCATGCTTCACCCCTCCAGACGCCACATCAATAAGCCGGGTGCCactcttattatatattaatgtttagGTAGTGTTTAGATTTAACTAATTGTTTTTCTGTCTCGTAGCAACACGTGCACGTAAACTCACGAGATACCTTAGGCAGCCCACTTGATCATCCAGAAATTTGTCGTTCCATATTGTAAGTAAAACCCTAGACTTTGGTATACTGACATTGAAAAATTGTGTTTTATTGCAGTTTGGTTGTAATTGGTTAAGTAGCCAAGGACCTGTGGAGTGTTGGAATAAAATCTATAGTTGGTGATGAATTGTTGGTCGAGTTTCGAATGAAGCGTTGTGAATCACATGATGTAGTTGTGAAGACATGAAGCCATGAAATTGTGTGCTACACTATGTTTGATTGCAGAATTGTACTATGCAATGTCATATAATAATTACCTGTTGCATaactgcattttatttattatctatcattaatttattatttgtacTCTACTTTGTGCTTGTGCTGTAAACTTGGAAAGATTTTGGTTTTTgcatcaaaatattaaaatgtgtTTTGTGGGTACATGTGTgcgtatcacaaccccaagtcgAGATGAGGAATTATCTCAGTGGAGATCATATGATAACTCAGGAGAGTATAAAATTAAGTGACGTGCCTTAGGTTGTTGCTGGGCAACAACAAGCTCGGATGAGATGATAACATTGTTTGCTCGTGGAAGCTTGAGAATGATTAGTCACATACGTGCCTAGCGTAGAGTTGAGCATCACTCATTACAAAGTCACACATGCGATCGTTACTTGTGGTATGACAAAGGGAGCCAAAGTGTACAGATGGTCCCTATGAGAGACCATGGTGCACACCTTAATTAAATGGTGGCTTTTAAAAAGGTGATTTTAAGTATGTGGCTTTTTCTGTAAATATTGAGAAAGAAATTGGTTGTACAATGGTAATGCTAAAGATCtcaattttttcctttattgtgaaatatttatatttttccgTGCTTGCATTTTTGGGTGTTAATAGCTGGCTTTACTAGTTGAGATTGCGAAATCTCACTGTAATGTCCCCACCTACGATTCCGTAAACATTGATGCAGAGGAAGGATATGAATATGGAGGATCGACTCCGCTTGAGGAGTGAAGACTTGGAAACTTTTCCCCTTATGTATCATTGATTAGTGTTTTTCCTAGTATTTAGTCGGATGACTGTAATTAACTTTATGTTAGTATTTGGGAGTCTTGGTGAGTTATGGTTTATTGCTAGGtgatgtaatttttaatttatggtaTTATAGCATTTTAGACTGCCCTTTTTAATTTGTCCACTACTTTTATAAATGCACACTTATACATTTCATGCTTACACATACTGCTTTCATAATGTGCTTGAGATGTGTGACTCGAGCAGCTAATACCTTGACGTCACAACTTTCGCCAAATCACACGTAGGGGTTGTGGACgccacaaaaaatatatagtgataCTTTAGTATAGTATTATATGATCATTATAGTATCACTAGTATCATATAGTAGtactatcttattattacatattattatatgtaTACACACACACGCTATAGtgacaatataatatatagtgatcaTTAGTATCATATATAACTATTCAAGAATAGGGTGTTCCAAGTTTGGTATGTTATGCACGATGTATAGTATATACATTAcatgtcaaaataaatttgaattaaattGTTAGTGGGTTTGGGAACAGTGTTGGATCattgttattttttgtatttagatTAAGTGCTATTTGCAGCCCTAAGGTGTGCATGCACAGCGCACTCCCTTTAGAAAAAGTCAATAAATTCATGATCTATATGAAACAATCATTTAAGAAAATGAGAGTGTGCGAGGCTTACATACTATAGGACTGCAAATATCAtgtattcttaaaaaataaaatatattcaattAGCGCTTTATGTTCAAACGCTAACACCAAATAATTCAAACGTGAATACAACTATTGTTGCGAGAAAGGAAGGCAGGAATTGAGTTTTTGATAATAACATTTGAACTAAAACTAAAGTATATTCGCACGAAGCTATATTGTGTGCAAACGTAATATTCTACATAGCATAGTGTATATGTGTGAACATTATATTCACACGCTCAAACATAGTCTGAATGTTATATTTGACTGTTCGAACATAACTATTACGTGTGAACGTAATTTACTTGCATTCGCACAGAGTGCTTTAGTTTTAACAACGGGAAATAATGTTCGAGCAATAGACTCTGTCTGTGTTCGAATGGTAACATATTTAAGTTCGACAGTTAATAGTTATACCCGCACGTGATTTTTCATGTTcttatataactatatactTCGAACGTTAGTTAGTTTTGTTCAAATAATATGTTGACTTTCAAACGCTATGAACATG
The genomic region above belongs to Carya illinoinensis cultivar Pawnee chromosome 4, C.illinoinensisPawnee_v1, whole genome shotgun sequence and contains:
- the LOC122306102 gene encoding probable lipid-A-disaccharide synthase, mitochondrial — its product is MLEMLFRKPWKLDNDSNVGFSRLWRRYISMPGRAVVDMAAKDGELRVFIVAGEVSGDSIGSRLMASLKKHCLVPTRFSGVGGSMMTRQGLNSLFPMEHISVMGIWELLPHLNKFRLKLKETVEAAFLFQPHVVVTVDSKGFSFRLLKQLRANYSQRGLVSPVHFHYVAPSFWAWRGGEARLKGLAEFVDQVFCILPNEEEVCKSNGLDATFVGHPILEDIVYPNSGKDVSPCEWKVDGDCEDFRSKNAIPAGATVISLLPGSRLQEVTRMLPIFANTMELLKESFPELMSVIHVAPNQHVEKYITEVVHKWPVPVLLLPGGSPKLKYDAFSASRVALCTSGTVALELQLARLPCIVAYRAHFLTEWFIRYKAKISYISLPNILLDSAVIPEALFEACTPTKLTPLLMELIHDRCLREEQIIAAEKIIRLLYPSEMIITNLLQQDSKLRFPDCTPSMMAASTILHYVKPR